A window of the Dryobates pubescens isolate bDryPub1 chromosome 36, bDryPub1.pri, whole genome shotgun sequence genome harbors these coding sequences:
- the CCR7 gene encoding C-C chemokine receptor type 7: MDGGKQLKVSFVFSLPLIFQLCLGDNVTDDYDSNATIDYSLFESPCEKQEVRTFRAAFLPAMYSLICLTGLLGNGLVVLTYVYFKRLKTMTDIYLLNLALADVLFLLTLPFWASSAALPWLFGELTCKLLYCLCRLSFFSGMLLLLSISIDRYFAIVQAASALRLRPRMASASRASCVLIWLLAFGLSTPELAHSGLSFSGPLAPRCSLLASDPQAFSTGVKVSQMVFGFLLPLLVMSFCYLVVVRTLLQARSFEKNKAIKVIIAVVVAFVVFQLPYNGVLLAKTISAFNHTRSCEESKQLDVADDVTYTLACLRCCLNPFLYAFIGVKFRHDLFRLLKELGCLSPQRLWQLTACRDAKRFSSAMETETTTTFSP, from the exons ATGGACGGCG gcaaGCAGCTCAAGGTCAGCTTTGTCTTCAGCCTTCCTCTGATCTTCCAG ctctgcctcgGGGACAACGTCACCGACGACTACGACTCCAACGCCACCATCGACTACAGCCTGTTCGAGAGCCCCTGCGAGAAGCAGGAGGTGAGGACCTTCCGCGCCGCCTTCCTCCCGGCCATGTACTCCCTCATCTgcctcacagggctgctgggcaaCGGCCTGGTGGTGCTCACCTACGTCTACTTCAAGAGGCTGAAGACCATGACGGACATCTACCTGCTGAACCTGGCGCTGGCGGACGTCCTCTTCCTGCTGACGCTGCCCTTCTGGGCCAGCAGCGcggccctgccctggctcttcGGGGAGCTCACCTGCAAGCTGCTCTActgcctctgcaggctgagcttctTCAgcgggatgctgctgctgctctccatcagcatCGACAGGTACTTCGCCATCGTGCAGGCGGCCTCGGCGCTCCGCCTGCGCCCCCGCATGGCCTCCgccagcagagcctcctgcGTCCTCATCTGGCTGCTGGCCTTCGGCCTCTCCACCCCCGAGCTGGCGCACAGCGGCCTCAGCTTCTCGGGGCCGCTGGCCCCgcgctgctccctgctggccagcGACCCGCAGGCCTTCAGCACCGGCGTCAAGGTGTCCCAGATGGTCTTCggcttcctgctgcccctgctggtgATGTCCTTCTGCTACCTGGTGGTGGTCAggaccctgctgcaggctcgCAGCTTCGAGAAGAACAAAGCCATCAAGGTCATCATCGCCGTGGTCGTCGCCTTCGTGGTCTTCCAGCTGCCCTACAACGGCGTCCTGCTGGCCAAGACCATCTCAGCCTTCAACCACACCAGGTCCTGCGAGGAGAGCAAGCAGCTGGACGTGGCAGACGACGTCACCTACACCCTGGCCTGCCTCAGGTGCTGCCTCAACCCCTTCCTCTACGCCTTCATCGGCGTCAAGTTCCGCCACGACCtcttcaggctgctgaaggagctggggtgccTCAGCCCGCAGCGCCTCTGGCAGCTCACCGCCTGCAGGGACGCcaagaggttctcctctgccatggagacggagaccaccaccaccttctccCCCTGA